GCAATTGCTCTATGATTCCACAAAGCTTGCATTAAATTGCGATCGCAGGCGAACTCGCACTTAGGGAGGCAATTGTGACTAAGTTTATTCATCGTTATCCAAAATTTTTTCTCAAAATTATCGCTTTATAGACTACTCGATCTACTTCTGTCTTAGGGATGAAGAAGTTTCATCCAAAGTTAGACAAGATACATCGAGCTATTTTTGATTCGGTAACTGTAGCCATGACAGAACCGCGCCCCAGCAATATCATCATTAAGGTCTTTTTGGCAATTGCACTACTCTTTGGTTTCTTCGCGCTCGGCGCAATAATCAATTACGCTTCTCAGCAATTCCAACAAAATGAAATAGAGACTGAAAAGCCTCAACAAGAGCTATTAGATCGGTGACTCCTTTTACAAAGACCAGCGATCGCAGCAGATAAACCGAGGGTAACTGATAACTGGTCACTGGTAGAGGGTCACTGTATAAAGTTGCCGCTCTCTCCACCAGTTTTCCACTATTTAGATCTATTCTGACTTCAAAGCCAGTACAACCATTGATGTTAAGAAGAAAATTCTGGAGCGAAACTATCTCCTCCCTTAGTCATTGGTCATCGGTCATTTGTGAATTGCTCATGACCGATGACAGCTCTTATACATGAGTTCAAGTTGCCATACGGTAAAAGATTGAATCAGTGAGCTAGAAATGTTGCCACAGAGAAGAAAGGCGATCGCCAAACGCAAGTTTGCCCGTAAATTAGCTTCTTGGGTACTTGTCATTATCCTATTTCTCTCGCTATCGGGGCTTCCGGCTTCGGCGCAAAACACACCAGCCGATATACAAGTTATCGATCGCCAACCAGACCAGCCAGTTAACGAACCAGAGCAATCTGTACCTGCGGCTCCAAGTGCGCCTGGATTAAATAACCCACAAGAGTTTGAAGCATTTGTAGACAATTTCTTTCAAGAAGAGATGTCGAAAACTCATGTTCCAGGTGGCGTTGTCTCTGTGGTGAAAGATGGCAAACTTTTTTTTGCTAAAGGTTATGGCTATGCCAACTTAGAAAAGAAAATGCCAGTTGCAGCAGATAAAACTCTATTTCGCGTTGCCTCGCTTTCCAAACTGTTTACAGCTACAGCAGCAATGCAACTATACGAGCGGGGACAGCTCGATATACATGCTGATGTCAACAAGTATCTGACGGACTTTCAAATCAAAAATCCTTTTTCTGAGCCAGTCACGGCTGCCAGAATGATGCTGCATACAGACGGTACGACAAAACGGCGGATCGGACTTGCCGCTCGTACTGCTGAGGAAATGGAGCCACTAGGAGACTATCTAGCCGACCATATGCCACCTGTTGTCTGGCAACCTGGCGAGTTATACAGTTATTCCAGCCACAGCATTGCTTTGTTGGGATATCTCGTAGAGAAAATCTCTGGTACTCCCTTCGCCCAATATATTGACAAAAACATTTTTCAACCGCTCCAGATGCGGCGGAGTACATTTCTTCAGCCACCTCCTCCACCTCTAGCTAACGATTTGGCTGTAGGTTATCAGTATCAAAGTGGCAAGTTTAAACCCGTCCCCTACTTGTATCTCAACATCGCTCCAAGTGCGTCAATGCAAGCCACTGCTACCGATATGGCTCATTTTATGATTGCCCACCTGTTGCACGGTCGCTATGAAAACTCCCGCATTTTAAAGGAAGATACAGTGCGGCTAATGCACGAGCAGCACTTCACCCACCATCCCCTATTACCTGGTACTGGCTACAGTTTTCGCGAACGGTTGGAAAACAATATCCGTACAATCGGACACTTAGGCAGTTTGCGAGGGTATTCTAGCTCTCTGACCCTACTACCCGATCGCAACATCGGTATTTTTATTGCCACCAATAGCTTTAGTGGGATAAATGGCAAGCTATTGACTCAGTTTTTCGATCGCTATTTTCCCGCTCCACAGCAAACATCACCCAAGAAACCTCTGGCTCTAAGCGCAGAGCAGCTAGAACGATTCACTGGAACTTACCGAGATTTGGAATATCCTCGCCATACCTTCGCCAAGCTCACTGCACCATTTGAACATATAAATATCAAACAGGGTGAGAAAGGTACTTTGCTCGTTAGCACTCCTGGTTTGTTCTTCGTTGGCAATGCTCCAAAGATCCAATTAGCTCCCATCGAACCATTGCTATTCCAACGAGTCAATGATGATGCTTTCACAGCCTTTGAGCCGGATGAAAGCGGGTGGATTAGGTATGCATTTAATCCTCTGTGGGCTAAAATTGGAGCCTACGAGCATATACCTTGGTATGAAACAAGTTGGGTGCAGCTAGGGATTTTAGGATTTTGTACAGTCCTGTTTCTATCAGCTATCTTTGTTTATCCGATTAAGCCTTTAATTCAACGTTTGCGTGGCAAACGGTTTCAAGTAAAGCAATTGCGTTGGGCTTGGAGATTAGCAGGTTTAATCGGTACTTTAAACTTAGTTTTTCTGATTGGCTTTCCTCTATCAATTTGGCTGTATGGCTTTTGGCGGCTAGTATATGGCGTGCCTGCTGTAGCGATCGCATTTCTTTGCATTCCCCTACTCACCACTTTTTTGACGCTAGGATTGTTTATCTTTACCGCTTGGGCTTGGAAAAATAATTACTGGTCTTTGGTAAAGCAATCTCATTATTCCTTAATTACCCTCGCTGCTTTGGTCTTTATTCCCTTCCTGACCTACTGGAATTTATTAGGTTTTCAGTTTTAACACTTGAATTATTCAGACCGGAAAACAGGAAGTCAAGCTAACTACT
This window of the Chroococcidiopsis thermalis PCC 7203 genome carries:
- a CDS encoding serine hydrolase domain-containing protein, whose protein sequence is MLPQRRKAIAKRKFARKLASWVLVIILFLSLSGLPASAQNTPADIQVIDRQPDQPVNEPEQSVPAAPSAPGLNNPQEFEAFVDNFFQEEMSKTHVPGGVVSVVKDGKLFFAKGYGYANLEKKMPVAADKTLFRVASLSKLFTATAAMQLYERGQLDIHADVNKYLTDFQIKNPFSEPVTAARMMLHTDGTTKRRIGLAARTAEEMEPLGDYLADHMPPVVWQPGELYSYSSHSIALLGYLVEKISGTPFAQYIDKNIFQPLQMRRSTFLQPPPPPLANDLAVGYQYQSGKFKPVPYLYLNIAPSASMQATATDMAHFMIAHLLHGRYENSRILKEDTVRLMHEQHFTHHPLLPGTGYSFRERLENNIRTIGHLGSLRGYSSSLTLLPDRNIGIFIATNSFSGINGKLLTQFFDRYFPAPQQTSPKKPLALSAEQLERFTGTYRDLEYPRHTFAKLTAPFEHINIKQGEKGTLLVSTPGLFFVGNAPKIQLAPIEPLLFQRVNDDAFTAFEPDESGWIRYAFNPLWAKIGAYEHIPWYETSWVQLGILGFCTVLFLSAIFVYPIKPLIQRLRGKRFQVKQLRWAWRLAGLIGTLNLVFLIGFPLSIWLYGFWRLVYGVPAVAIAFLCIPLLTTFLTLGLFIFTAWAWKNNYWSLVKQSHYSLITLAALVFIPFLTYWNLLGFQF